The Synechocystis sp. PCC 7509 genome includes a window with the following:
- a CDS encoding efflux RND transporter periplasmic adaptor subunit gives MKTLENQSSPPPKVKSRRFFKKSYLKILALLLLLGGGATIWRLLTPEVAPPPEMAQGMPPTPVETVALKRGEGVRRIQLIGQIEASKSATLRTQAAGTVERVFVEVGDRVTPGMTVATLDDADQQLTLAEAQARLAQERSELASLQVGTRLEIIAQRRAELRSAQAREQEAQQNLARYEQLVAAGAISEQALLEERAELDATRAERVKVQAALAEATAGPTREEIGAQQASVTAATAAVNQAQLALTRTKVTASTTGIVRSREVSTGDLVESRDPLFTLVNSNELDVFLELPEQLSGSITPGLPVEITTRALPDWEGIATISGVIPSANAASRRQLVRVRLQNPPQKLLPKMAVAGELQLPIDPSSFVVPRDTLVRRNETWLVYTVLEGKAKEVEVKLVVDMGETMAISSNQLQVGQPVVVRGSEALMPEAPVQVVEPNTKPET, from the coding sequence ATGAAAACATTAGAAAATCAAAGTTCGCCGCCACCAAAAGTAAAATCTCGTCGTTTCTTCAAGAAATCTTATTTAAAAATACTCGCACTTCTATTATTGTTGGGTGGCGGTGCAACCATTTGGCGGCTACTTACTCCAGAAGTCGCACCCCCACCAGAAATGGCTCAAGGAATGCCCCCAACACCCGTTGAAACCGTTGCTCTTAAACGTGGTGAAGGAGTAAGACGCATTCAGTTAATAGGACAGATTGAGGCAAGTAAAAGCGCTACGCTCCGTACCCAAGCGGCGGGGACTGTAGAGCGGGTTTTTGTCGAGGTGGGCGATCGCGTCACGCCAGGAATGACCGTTGCGACCCTTGACGATGCCGATCAACAACTAACCTTAGCCGAAGCTCAAGCAAGACTAGCACAGGAACGCAGCGAACTTGCAAGCTTACAAGTCGGTACTCGACTTGAAATTATTGCCCAACGTCGAGCCGAACTCCGTTCTGCTCAAGCGCGAGAACAAGAAGCCCAACAAAACCTTGCTCGTTACGAGCAATTAGTCGCCGCCGGGGCAATTAGCGAGCAGGCGTTATTAGAGGAAAGGGCAGAACTTGATGCCACAAGGGCAGAACGGGTAAAAGTACAAGCAGCGCTGGCCGAAGCAACCGCAGGCCCCACCCGTGAAGAAATTGGGGCGCAACAAGCCAGCGTTACGGCGGCAACAGCGGCCGTTAATCAGGCTCAATTGGCGTTGACACGAACAAAAGTTACAGCTTCCACCACCGGAATTGTGCGATCGCGGGAAGTCAGCACCGGGGATTTAGTCGAGAGTCGAGATCCATTATTTACTTTAGTCAATAGCAACGAGTTGGATGTTTTTCTCGAATTACCAGAGCAACTGAGCGGTAGCATTACCCCCGGTTTGCCGGTCGAAATAACAACCCGCGCCCTCCCCGACTGGGAAGGAATCGCCACTATTAGCGGTGTAATCCCTTCGGCCAATGCAGCGTCGCGGCGGCAATTAGTCCGGGTACGGTTACAAAATCCACCTCAGAAATTGTTGCCTAAAATGGCGGTGGCTGGAGAGCTACAATTGCCAATCGATCCCTCTAGCTTTGTTGTTCCCCGCGATACTCTAGTTCGGCGCAATGAAACTTGGCTAGTTTATACCGTGTTAGAAGGCAAAGCAAAGGAAGTTGAGGTAAAACTCGTCGTCGATATGGGCGAAACTATGGCAATTTCTAGTAACCAGTTGCAAGTCGGGCAACCCGTTGTCGTGCGGGGTAGCGAAGCTTTAATGCCTGAAGCGCCCGTACAGGTTGTTGAGCCAAATACAAAACCAGAAACATGA
- the miaB gene encoding tRNA (N6-isopentenyl adenosine(37)-C2)-methylthiotransferase MiaB, producing the protein MDTTTTKQRYHITTFGCQMNKADSERMAGIIENMGFEWSEDPNNADLIVYNTCTIRDSAEQKVYSYLGKQAKRKHREPHLTLVIAGCLAQQEGEALLRRVPELDLVMGPQHANRLEDLLQQVYNGNQVVATESAHIAEDITTPRRDSTVTAWVNVIYGCNERCTYCVVPNVRGIEQSRTPEAIRAEIERLAKMGYKEITLLGQNIDAYGRDLPGTTPEGRHQHTLTDLLYFIHDVPGIERLRFATSHPRYFTERLIKACAELPKVCEHFHIPFQSGDNEILKLMSRGYTHQKYRRIIDTIRRYVPDATISGDAIAAFPGETEEQFNNTLKLMTDIVFDHTNTAAYSPRPGTPAALWDNQLSEEVKSDRLQQLNHLVSIQAEMRNQRYLHRVEEVLVEDQNPKTPTQVMGRTRGNRLTFFRGDINELKGKLVQVKITEARAFSLTGESVEVRQVLAV; encoded by the coding sequence ATGGACACGACTACTACAAAGCAACGCTACCATATCACTACTTTCGGCTGTCAAATGAATAAAGCCGACTCCGAACGGATGGCGGGGATTATTGAAAATATGGGCTTTGAGTGGTCAGAAGACCCCAACAATGCAGACTTAATTGTTTACAATACTTGTACTATTCGCGACAGCGCCGAACAAAAAGTTTACTCCTATTTAGGCAAACAAGCCAAGCGCAAGCACAGAGAGCCTCATTTAACTTTAGTAATTGCCGGATGTCTTGCCCAGCAAGAAGGAGAAGCTTTATTAAGGCGAGTTCCCGAACTAGATTTAGTCATGGGCCCGCAACACGCCAACCGCCTTGAGGACTTGCTACAACAAGTATATAACGGCAATCAGGTAGTAGCGACTGAGTCCGCGCATATTGCGGAAGATATCACAACACCTCGCCGCGATAGTACAGTAACGGCTTGGGTAAATGTAATCTATGGTTGCAACGAGCGTTGTACTTATTGCGTTGTCCCCAATGTACGCGGAATCGAACAGTCGCGCACTCCTGAAGCTATCCGCGCCGAAATTGAACGGTTGGCAAAGATGGGTTACAAGGAAATAACTTTACTCGGACAAAATATTGATGCTTACGGGCGAGATTTGCCCGGAACAACCCCCGAAGGCAGGCATCAGCACACATTAACTGATTTGCTCTATTTCATCCATGATGTGCCGGGAATTGAGCGCCTACGCTTTGCTACCAGCCACCCGCGCTATTTTACCGAGCGTTTGATTAAAGCTTGCGCTGAATTACCCAAGGTGTGCGAACACTTCCATATTCCCTTTCAATCGGGGGATAACGAAATCCTCAAATTGATGTCGCGGGGATATACTCACCAGAAGTACCGCCGGATTATTGATACTATTCGGCGTTATGTACCCGATGCAACCATTAGTGGAGATGCGATCGCCGCTTTTCCTGGAGAAACGGAGGAGCAGTTTAACAATACTCTTAAACTAATGACCGATATTGTCTTCGATCACACCAATACCGCCGCCTATTCTCCTCGTCCTGGTACTCCGGCGGCTTTGTGGGATAATCAGTTGAGCGAAGAAGTAAAGAGCGATCGCTTACAACAACTAAATCATTTAGTATCTATCCAAGCAGAGATGCGAAATCAGCGCTATCTCCATCGAGTTGAGGAGGTGCTAGTTGAAGACCAAAACCCCAAAACTCCAACTCAAGTAATGGGTAGAACTCGCGGTAATCGTTTAACCTTTTTTAGGGGCGATATTAACGAACTAAAAGGTAAACTCGTCCAAGTTAAAATTACTGAAGCTCGTGCTTTCAGCTTGACAGGTGAATCCGTCGAAGTTAGGCAAGTTTTAGCCGTATAA
- a CDS encoding acyltransferase, which translates to MTDSSITLPRGSIIDKIVQRAKNKSLIEIIKLVIFKLILIKYRWQYPQVTFGAGVKIKGAFSVEGKGKVVIGDYCSFVATKNLPNKITVRDSSACVSIGSHCSIAGSIIALEGKGSIKIGNDCHFANYYGVQNIITSRGNAGFITVGNHCYFNGTNILSESSIDLEKLCMVSDALIMDTDAHSIEINRWSPKAITKTKPIYINENVWIASKSAVLKGVKIGRNSIVGLGTIVRQSVPENVVVIGNPQQIVKHLDSTVLPYEFPT; encoded by the coding sequence ATGACAGATTCTAGTATTACTCTGCCGCGCGGTTCAATTATTGATAAAATAGTTCAACGCGCTAAAAATAAATCATTAATTGAAATAATCAAGTTAGTTATTTTCAAATTAATTCTAATTAAATATCGCTGGCAATACCCGCAGGTAACATTTGGCGCAGGAGTCAAAATCAAAGGTGCTTTTTCTGTAGAAGGAAAAGGCAAAGTAGTAATTGGCGATTACTGCTCATTTGTCGCTACTAAAAACCTACCAAATAAAATTACTGTTCGCGATTCATCAGCTTGTGTATCTATCGGCAGCCATTGTAGCATCGCTGGTTCAATCATAGCATTAGAAGGAAAAGGCTCGATAAAAATCGGGAACGATTGTCATTTTGCCAATTACTACGGCGTGCAAAACATTATTACATCGCGGGGTAATGCTGGATTTATTACGGTGGGCAATCATTGCTATTTCAATGGCACAAATATATTATCAGAAAGCTCTATAGACCTAGAAAAGTTGTGCATGGTAAGCGACGCTTTAATTATGGATACCGACGCTCATAGTATAGAGATAAATCGCTGGAGTCCAAAAGCAATAACAAAAACAAAGCCAATCTATATCAACGAAAATGTTTGGATTGCTAGTAAAAGCGCAGTTTTAAAAGGTGTAAAAATTGGCAGAAATTCGATAGTTGGGCTAGGTACAATTGTCCGGCAATCAGTGCCAGAAAATGTCGTAGTTATTGGCAATCCTCAGCAAATTGTCAAGCACTTAGATTCTACGGTATTACCTTACGAATTTCCTACTTGA
- a CDS encoding D-alanine--D-alanine ligase family protein, producing the protein MTKLRVGLLFGGRSGEHEVSIRSASAIALALKSSQNADKYEILPFYIQKDGIWRSGQLPQNVLESGVPLQTEDSNTQGLSPWQFPAQVEDIDVWFPILHGPNGEDGTVQGLLTLMQIPFVGSGVLGSALGMDKIAMKMAFAQVGLAQVEYMAINRSQVWSNPCIFSKLGDEIEQKLGYPCFVKPANLGSSVGIAKVRSRNELEKALDHAASLDRRIIIEAAAVGREIECAVLGNDNPQASVVGEITYNSDFYDYETKYSQGKADLFIPANIPAEIAQKAQDMALQAFKSTDAAGIARVDFFYVEATKEVLINEINTLPGFTATSMYPQLWEKSGVSFPELVDRLIQLALERI; encoded by the coding sequence ATGACAAAATTAAGAGTAGGGCTGCTATTTGGTGGACGTTCGGGAGAGCATGAAGTGTCGATTCGTTCCGCCAGTGCGATCGCCCTAGCTTTAAAATCTAGCCAAAACGCCGACAAGTACGAGATCCTACCTTTTTATATTCAAAAAGATGGTATCTGGCGATCGGGACAATTGCCCCAAAATGTTCTCGAATCGGGCGTACCCCTACAAACAGAAGATAGTAATACCCAAGGACTCAGCCCTTGGCAATTTCCCGCCCAAGTTGAAGATATAGATGTTTGGTTTCCCATTCTCCACGGGCCCAATGGCGAAGATGGTACAGTCCAAGGATTGTTGACTCTAATGCAAATTCCCTTTGTAGGTTCGGGGGTACTGGGTTCGGCACTGGGGATGGATAAAATTGCGATGAAAATGGCTTTTGCTCAAGTCGGATTAGCCCAAGTAGAATATATGGCGATTAACCGTTCTCAAGTCTGGTCAAATCCTTGTATCTTTTCCAAATTGGGCGACGAAATCGAGCAAAAACTTGGTTATCCTTGCTTTGTGAAACCAGCTAATTTAGGATCGTCGGTAGGAATTGCCAAAGTGCGATCGCGCAACGAACTAGAAAAAGCTTTAGACCACGCCGCTAGTTTAGATCGACGCATTATTATAGAAGCGGCAGCAGTGGGACGTGAAATAGAATGCGCTGTACTAGGTAACGACAATCCCCAAGCTTCAGTAGTGGGGGAAATTACCTACAATAGCGATTTTTACGACTACGAAACAAAGTACAGTCAAGGCAAAGCTGACTTATTTATTCCCGCAAATATCCCCGCAGAAATTGCCCAAAAAGCTCAAGATATGGCTTTGCAAGCTTTTAAATCCACCGATGCGGCGGGAATAGCAAGAGTAGACTTTTTCTATGTAGAAGCTACAAAAGAAGTATTAATTAATGAAATTAATACCTTACCAGGATTTACTGCTACAAGTATGTACCCGCAATTATGGGAAAAAAGCGGCGTTTCTTTCCCCGAATTAGTAGACAGGTTGATTCAACTTGCTTTAGAAAGAATTTAG